A region of the Apium graveolens cultivar Ventura chromosome 6, ASM990537v1, whole genome shotgun sequence genome:
TAAGTAAAAGCAATGTAGTAAAATTAAAGGACGCACATTGACAAGATGGGAGGCCCTAATGTCTAACACGTGATTGAACGAAGTCGGGAAGGAAAATGATTCAAAACTAATGGGGTTTCATTTTAAAGAACACTATCTTCATTCTCTTATTCCTCAACTTATTCTTCATCACTATCAATGTCAATGATGCGGGAAATATGAGCAccttttttaaattttaaatttttgtattttgttccaactcGATCAGAAAGAATTCCCACTCGCATCAAGTTAGTCCTATTAATTAAAGTTTTCAAATTCCATTTTTCAGCAGCCACTTTGAGTAAAGCCTCGACACGATCTTTAGGCGCGCCCTCAAGTTCTTTTATGACTGGTTTTTCTAAAgttaagaatatatatatatatatggagtGAAAAAAATAAGAAGTTTAAGTTAAGGCGCGCTCTTACTTGGAGAAATGTTAAATTGAATCCCGACCCTCGGGTCATCATACCATATAGAAGAAAGATTTCTTCCAACCTTTTTCATGGATAACTTTTTCAGATGAGAATCCCTTTTTGTTGTGCTGCTTGTCAACAACCAAGTAGTAGTATCCATGATTAGAGTTCCTCAAGCTAAAAAAGTAGCTGACTTCATTCATAGTAGGTTGAGGAAGGTTCAGGTCCATGTACAAGATATACAAAGTAGCTGACTTTATCCATGGTAGGGAATAGGTGAAGGTTCAGAGGAGTTAGAGAATTGGAAGTGTTTTCATCAAAGAAATGCATTTCGTCGCAAATAGGGGGCGTTTCTGCTTCAGGCGCGCCCTTAGGAGAGCTATGTTGAGGCGCACCTTGAGATGACTGACTTGGAGAATTAGGTTTGTAGTTTTTTTTAGATGTCCCAGCCCCAACATTAACACCCATATCCATACCTCTACACCTAGCAGAGTTCAGGTCCTTAAGCCAATCATCAAGATCTCTGCTCTCTAAGGGTGGTGACCTTTTCTGTTATAAActaatttcttctttcttttgcGCTGGTTCAAAGGAATGTTATCCATGGAGGAATCACTAGAATAATCTGTCATGAATGGTTTCTCTTTGAAATCCCTAATAAGACGCACCTCAGGGTCGATAAATTCTGGAGTCCTATGAGCGTCTGAAAAGCCTGTCTTGACAGGTTTGGAATGAGAATAAATTCCCAATTTCATGCGAATCTCTTCAAAATGGTGGAATGGTGAAGAAGAGGACGTTCCCTCATCTTTCAGATGTAAATACAAATGGAAAATTCTATTGAAGGCGCGTTTAAAAAGAAAATAGATGGAATAAACAGAAGAAGAAAATATGAAGAATGTGGAGGAAATCCTATTGAAGGCGCCCTATCACTAAAGACGTGCCCTATAACTAAAGATATTTCCTGAacattttttattatataatggTTTGAAATATATCTAGGCGCTCTCTATATAGTCTATGCCCCAAAAATTAGGTAAGGCAGACCCTCAATTTAACCTTTTTGCAGAGCCCGTTACGAAGatatgcttagaattttatgAACACATTTTTGAATTTTCAATCCCTAAATTATAGATAAAAAATAATACATACATGATATACGTACACATACATACTAAAATTATGAAGAACACAAAAGATAAAAGAGAACAGTCACTTAGGCATTTTTTAAGATCTACTGAATGAAATTAAAAAAGGAAATGAAAAATTTGTACCTTTAAAGGAGATGATCAAGTTGAACGGTTTGCAAATGCGAAATGGAAGTGAGAAGACTGGAATTAAGCGACCGGATGTTGGAACCGGCGGTGAATTTTCTTTTTTGGAAAGAGAAAAAGATAAATAGAGTAAAGTCAAAACTAATGGTGACGTTCCAACTATTTATAGGGAAAAATCGTGAGGGAAAACTGTCATCTCACGTCAATTATGTCATCCATCACTCTCGAAAGAAATGATCATCTAAAGTTAAAGGCCGCACCCTATCTTAAAGGCGTGCCTTCTTTGTTAAAGACCttatttaaaactattttgaatACAAAGGCCGCGTCCTAAACAGACGGCGCGACTTGAGTTTGTCCAAAGTTCTATGACCAAAGGGGGTTGAAAATTCCAATCCTATTTTTCAATGCCATATGGAATTTgaggggtagttgttatacccaaatTTTGGTACAAGATTTATCTGGGTCAAAGTCGGGTCAATTGACTGAAATTAGGGCAAAGATACCAAGATCTAGTCAGAATTAGGGCTTTCCCTCTTCGCCAAAAAGAAAAGGGCGCACCCTCATAAAATGGTAATTAAGGTCGCCCTAAACATTAGGGCGCATTTAAAATGATGGCAAGACAGGAGAGCCCTAACTTCTCAAAAAGTTAGGGCACGCCTTATGTTTTCAGGGCATGTCCCAACTTATACAAGGTTAGGGTTCGCCCGAACAAGAAAATATGATTTAGGATGAAGCTTCAACATAATGCTTGGATGATTTATTTGGATGTTTTAAGAAGGAAAAGGATTATTATTAATAACATATCTTCTACAGGAACTCTATTGAAAAACTCTTTTCCATAATGCAACCACAGGAAAGCGGTGTCCATGGTCGGAGACCTCTGGGGGTATGCCTGGATGGAAGGCGTCCTTTTGTAGTCAATGActgtcctcattggggatgtaAGGTTAactctggtgtgtgctttgggagctctatcactgtagtcaatgggtgtgcttgttgggagactttggagtatcctccactttgcacccaaaaacttgggatcacttatcctgtaatctggtagggtCTCCTTATCCAGGGGAAAGGATGCGTCCAATATTTTGGGTAAACCATGgttatacctgcgtccacggattGAGAAACAACTGGTAGTGCAGGGTTATCagccagggagatgccttatccgcgaagtctcgaagccgcggatgAGCTTTGGGCCTTTGTGGTTATGACTCATCGgaggacattcctaaagctagtaaaAGACGATTTCCAGTAGGTTTTTTACTGGGCCTTGGGATGAGAGTTCTAAGCCCATTatatttcttgttccccaagaactacgttggtTTGATTCccaataaatagggatacgtaggcaaattgcaaggggtcAGAAGTTGAGAGCGCAAAGAAGCCTCTACTAACCCTAAGCAATATCAACCACCATTAAACCCAACCACCACTCTTTGTTCAAATTTTCAgcgaagaaccaccgtcatagatcttatTTTCGGCCACGAACCTTGAactttgttgttaccaaattctTTCATCAACACTTACCACTCTCTCTAACCGGACAATGGCGCTGTAATCTTCTTTTATGGGCGAAAAATTATGGGAGAAATGGTCAATCTATACAAATATAATACTTCAATAATTAATCCATCCATTTTTTCCTTTAACGAGTTATGTTATGTGTATATGGGCTCGTAATGCATATTGTAAGCTTTAGCTCAGTGCCCGAGTGAGATTAACACCTCCATTAATATTTCTTCTTAACATGAAAAAGATATCCCCAACCATATTCAAGGTAAGTTGGTGAATGAACACCAACAGAGTCAAATTATTTTGTGACCTACTAGGGGTACATGCACAGATGACCTGAGGACCAAAATTCATGTGAACTTATGGGTTATGTGCAAACTATCAAACGGTCAAGTACTGCTGGAGTACCAAATTGGGCTTTTGCATGAATGCCGATCATTGTGTTGAATTTAGATGAGTTCTAATCTCAGCGAAACTTGCAATTTTTAAATGTTGAATTCGATAACTTAAAGTTGATTACAAAGTAGCAAGCGACCAAGTGTTAAAAACCGGTGTTTTTAGACCGAAAATCAGGATTATAGTTGATTAATATGATAGTCCATGTTTGATCAAAATATTAATGGGAAgtaatttgattttaaataaaattcctacctcttttttatatataataaaataacaaGGGGATAATACCACAGTGTCACTATGCCTTTTAAGTTTTTTTGTCAAAAACTTAATGCGTGTCTCCCTAAATAGTAAATTAAGTTCtataattatttgtttataaGGCTGGTCTTTTTTTTAAATCCTATAACACTTTTCCATTCCTTGTTccagttcatatatattgatttaattatatatatatttctaaatTATTAAAGTTATAATTAAGATAATAACTTTGATCAATATTAACATATAGAGATAGCCATTATtccaaaatataaataaattaagatATAAAATATATTTAGTAAATAATGTAATATATTTTTAAGTAACCGTCTTATTAACATCTACAATATTATATTAATacgaaaaataaatatacaaaattTATAATGTGTGTGTGTTTATTCAATAAAGTTATGTTTATATTGTTAAAAAgtatatggaatataattttaagaaaataGAATGTTAAATATTAGTATTTGACTAAGTTAACGACAAAAAATCAGATAAGTCAACATTTATGAATCACAAAAAAATGTAAATTATATATTTTGTCATATCATTAAAATTACATATGTATTTGAAAGTTTTTCAATGAACACTGAAAATCTTGTAATTGTTTAATTTGGTATGAAAcgattttattttattatagaattatttttataattgaAATTATAATATATGAATGAAACCTATATATACACTAAAATATATGATTTGATTTGATCAATTTTATTTCATGCTAAAAAtaaaaactacttatattaatTACCGTATTATTTCTTTCATAATTACAATAAGTCATTAGaaatttaagtaataatattaaTGAAATTATAATCGAATTTAGAATAGTTTGGCACGGGAAGCCAATATACATGTTTAATGAATATGTATATGGAAAAAGGTTGAAATCATTCACCAAAAAGTGACAACAATTAAAATAATGCTATATTAGTCTCTATACTCGAAAATAATATGTGGTCTGATACCAACCCTACCACACACAATCACCTATTCTAAAGTATATATATCTTATGTATAAATAGTATATATGCCTATATATGTTAACAGGTAACTAATCTCTGTCGCAAATAATTTAATAATGTTATACTAGCACTTCATCACGAGAAATTAGTGATTGGGCTGAGAAATCTTCTACATCATATGCAACAAGTTTTAATTACATTACACTCATATATATTAAAGCTCagaaaattataataaataacaaaaaaattgacttatagatcacataaaatcaaaatatttcaTATCACCAGAATCATCACCTGAAAAAAAAAGAACAAGAATAAATGTAACACAAAAAATCGTCACTTAAAAGTTTAAATAATCATTGAGCATAAACTACTTCCAGTGCTATTTTTTGTACATTTCAATTAAATTATTTAGGACTATATACTTTATTTTTTAATCACAAAATACGCCGTATTCCGATATATTTCTAGAAAAAGGCTCGTGCCTTGCACGCGTTATTATgctaattttatttaaataccATCAAACTACTAAAAGatgtaaaagaaaaaaaaatcaagcATCCGCAATTCAAGATTTATATTCAAGtgttaaattttattaaaaaaatatatgagTAGTACATATTTAATGTGACCAAGTGAAAAATTGTATTTAGAAATTAATCGGTGTATTAGGGATTTGGTAAACTATTTAAGCAATAAATAAACTATTCAATTATTCAGGGTAGAAGTCCAGTCTAACCAATTTTAGTTACACGCTGCCCAAAATAACCACAAGAGGATATGCTACCCAAAATATTCAGACGAACTAGCATCCTGCATATACGAGTACTGCATGCGCATCTTTGCAATGCGAAGACCTTCATTGTAATTTCATCCATTTCACCTACACGCATACGTCCATTTCACCTACACGCATACATCCATTTCACCTACACGCATACACATGATGCGAAATCCATGTTCACACATACATTGGACGCGGATTCGCTCGTAGAAACATTTGACGTATGCGTATATACCCCTGTAATTTTAAGAAAAACACAAATATATACATGAAAAAATGATATATATAAAAAATCCCCTTTCTTACCAAAAAAACATAAAATGTTGTAATATACTAGCTTTAATTTTAGAAGGGGCTACTAAATCTGAGAGGGAAAGAATGATAATTGGAGGGAGATAGAGAGCATATTTTTAAGATGCTTGGTGCAAATTTCATTAACCAAGGCCATGTATTTATAGCCAAGTTGAAGAACAAAAACATTAAatgcattatcaaaatttctactCCTAAGACTAGCTTTACTATTTTACCATTGACTTAAAAATTACAATCAATTATAACACTCCCCTTTGATTGTCATTTAACATGGATCATAGattgcctcgttaaaaccttgttCAAAGAAATACCCAATGGGATACAAACTTtgacgaaggaaaaagagtacaatcTCCCCTGGAAAACTAATCATTCTCTGAATTTTGTTGTAACAAATCCTTGAGTCGACGCATTCCAATGCTATGTCGTAACTTCCCAAATGTTGAATTTGGTAATGATTTCGTGAATAAATCAGCAAGGTTGTCACATGACCGAACTTGTTGAACATCAATTTCACCATTCTTTTGAAGCTCATGAGTGTAGAATAATTTTGGTGAAATGTGTTTTGTCCTGTATCCTTTAATATATCCTTCCTTGAGTTGATCAATGCATGCAGTGTTATCCTCAAACATAATGGTAGGACTTCTAGTGATGTCTGGTAATCCACATGATTCCTGAATATTCTTGATGATAGATCGCAACCAAACACATTCTCTACTGGCTTCATGAATTGCAATGAGTTCTGAGTGATTTGTTGAGGTTGCCACTATAGTTTGCTTCGTGGATTTCCAGGAAATGGCTGTACCGCAATATGTAAATACATATCCAGTTTGTGATTTAccaaaatgaggatctgacaGATATCCAGCGTCTGCATATCCAATCAACTGAGATGTTGATTTTTTCGAGAAGAATAATCCAAAGTCTGTTGTTCCACGGAGAAAATGAAATATATGTTTGATCCCATTCCAATGTCTGTACATCGGGGCAGAGCTAAATCTAGCCAATAAATTCACAGCAAATGCAATATCTGGCCTTGTATTATTTGCAAGATACATAAGTGCACCAATTACACCTAGATATGGGATTTCAGGACCAAGAACCTCTTCATCGTCTTCTCGTGGTCGAAATGGATCTTTATCAGGCTCTAAAGATCTAACCACCATTGGAGTAGTTAATGGATGAGATTATCCATGTAAAATCTGTTCAAAACCTTTTCTGTGTATGTGGATTGGTGGAGGAAAATTCATGTTGACAAGTGCTCGACTTGTATCCCAAGACAATATTttgtccttccaagatctttcatttcaaactctgtTTTTAAGTATATGACAACATTATTAACCTCCGTAGCTGTTCCTACAAGatttaaatcatccacatatacaacaattatcacaaaaccagattgtgattttttgataaaaacacaTGGAGAAATTTGGTTACTAATATACCCATTCTTTTGTAAATAACGACTTAGTCTGTTATACCACATACGGCCAGATTGTTTCAGCccatacaatgatcgttgaagtttaatggagtatatatgacgaggtttcttgaactcatccatttttaacccttctgggattttcataaaaatttcactatCAAGTGAGCCATATAGGTATGCAGTAACAACGTCCATAAGATGTGTTTCCAATTTTTCTTTAGATGCCATACCTAATATAAAATGGAAAGTAATTCCATCCATCACTGGCGAGTATGTCTCTTGATAATCAATTCCAGGCCTTTAAGAAAACCCCTGTGCTACAAGTCGGGCTttatatctcataatttcattcttttcatttcgttttcttatgaatacccatttattCCCAACAGGGTTCACGCCGATTGATGTTTGGACAACAGGTCCAAATACTTCTCTTTTATGTAATGAATTTAATTCTGTTTGGATTGcgtctttccattttggccagtcttttcttcgacgacattcatccacactttgtggttcaggatcagaatttatgtctacatccaatgttgcagaatacacaaatacatcatcgattatggatttacttcgatcccataatttcatatcatgcacataatttattgaaatttcatgattgttTAACCCCGTATCTTCAGGGACTGGAATCTCTTCAGGAGATAATACCACTTCAGGGGTATTTGCTTCTTCTGGAGCATGTGCCACTTCAGGggcaattttctttatttttctttttcatggTGCAACATCTTTTGCACCGACCGGTTTACCACGCTTCAGGCGTGGCTTTGATTCTGTAACCAATTCTTTTATATCTGATTTTTGAATTCGAATATCTATTCTAGATGGAGTATTTACTGCAGGTATATGAGATTTAGTTATATTTCTAGAATTGGTAAATGCGTCAGGCATTTGGTTTGCgatattttgcatatgaataattcttttaacttcaagttcgcattgactggtacgtggatctagaaaatataatcctgatgcattccatgttatgtcaagattaactttatttgaatgtttatctccccctaagGGAGGAAACATAGACTCGTCAAAATGACAATCTGCATATCTTGCGGTAAATAAGTCTCCGGTTAGAGGCTCCAGATATAtaattatagatgtggaatcAAAACCAACGTAGATACCCACTCTTCTTTGAGCTCCCATCTTCGATCTTTGTGGTGGAGCAATTAGTACATATACAGCACTTCCGAAAATtttgaagtgagaaatattaggaacttgaccaagtaccagttgtagcggagaatgttggttgtaggaagttggtctaatcctaataatattagcagcatgaagtattgcgtgaccccaaatagatgtaggtaattttgctttcaacaacagcggtcttgcaataagttggagtcttttgataaaggactcggccaacccattttgtgtatgtacatgaggaactgggtgttcaactgagattcctacagacatgcaatagtcgacaaaagttgcagatgtgaattcgccggcattatctaaacgaattgacttaatgcaatgatctgggaattgagctcgtaatttaattatttaggcaagtaattttgcaaaagcatcattacgagttgagagaagacaaacatgagaccatctagttgaggcatcgattaataccatgaagtacctaaatgggccagaTGATGGGTGTATAGGTCCACATATGTCGCCTTGGATCCTTTCTAGAAAAGTTGGGTTTTCAAGCCGAACTTTAGTAGTGGATGGTCGAGTAATCAATTTTCCTAAAGAACATGCTGAACATGGAAGGTCATTGTTGGAAAGAACTTTAAAATCTTTAGGAGGATGACCAGTAGAATTCTCTCTAATACCACGCATCATAGAGACGCCAGGATGGCCTAATCTTTCATGCCAAAGTGTAAAAGATTTTGGATCTATGAGTTTGGAAGCAATGACATTGTGTGACTCAATAGTTCtaattttcatcatatataatcctgaggaaagtgagtgaaacttttctaagattttcttgtATGTAGAATTAGCGGAAGTAATAAGAAGATATTCTCTATCAGCCTCAGAGGTACTTTCGATGTGAAAATCATTGAGTCGGATATctttaaaactaagaagatttctagTAGACTTGCTAGAATATAATGCATTTGGAATGTGTATGTGAGTACCATTAGGGAGGATAAAACTAGCTTTTCCAAATCCTTCGATTATATTAGATACGCCGGAAGTCGTTCCGACTTGAGCTTCGGTTTTATTATTTGGGTAAAATATTTTCAGTTCTGTAGAATCGTATTAGTTGTACCACAATcagcaatgcatatatcttcagaatccattctgtatataattaagaaacataatttatttgataagaacaAAACACACTACATAGTTCAAACAAAATAAAGTACACAATACACTACTATAGTAATTATATGAATCTAATCTTCAGCCTCCCATATGGGAGTTTCGTTAGGTTCATTCGGACCATTAATGCTTATTCCTCCAGTTGTGATTCTCGGGAAATCATCTATGTTATTGTTGGCGAAATTTGTTTCTAccattttctcttttgatttttGTGAAGATTGGTATAGCTTAACAAGATGATTTGGTGCATGACAATTACGTGTCAAGTGCCCATCCATGCCGCACCTATAGcaaatattttcaatttttccTCCTTGTGGTGCCTTTCTTTTACTCTGTGATTCAGATTGCCACTTCCGGTGACCAGAGTTGTTATATGGACGAAAATGCCCGTGGCTCCGACCTCATCCACGGTACCGCCCTTGGCCCCGTCCACCTCTATACCCTTTTCCACGTACATTCTGCTGGAATGACATGTTATTTACTTCAGGTAATGGGGCAGATCCTGTTGGACGGGATTGATAATTCTTAATCACCAATTCATAATTCTGTTTAGCAACGAGGATAGTTGATAGAAGATCCCCGAACTTAGTAAATTTTTGCTCCCTGTACATCTCTGCTAAGTTGATATTGTTGGGTTGAAAAGTTGATAGTGTTTTACCGATTTTTCTTTTTTCCGTAACTTTCTCACCACACATAATAAGCCTGGAACTTATTTTGAACAAAGCAGAGCTATATGCTCGGACACTCTTAAAATCCTGAAGTCTTAAATTAGCCCAATCATTTTCAGTTGCAGGTAGATAAACTAGTTTCTGGTGATCGAACCTATCCTTtagattttcccataaaataaagAGATCCTCGACTTCTAAGTACTCAGATTTTAAATCTTCATGCATGTGGTGTCGGAGAAAAATTATAGAGGTAAAGTTTTCTTCGGCTGTGGATTTATTTTCTGCCTTTATTGTATCGCTTAATTTCTTTGAACCCAAGTGCAACTTTACATCTTGTacccatgataaataattatcgCCAGAAATGTCCAAGGCAACGAACGACAAGCTTGTAATATTTGTCATACTGAATCTGAATTAACatgaaaattattaaattttaattcatcaatgtaaatattacataaaatcctAGTTAATCGGGTGCGTTAACAAGTACGTAATAATAGatgtatatatcattattatcattgatattataaacaaatctatatataaaatgacaaatggattttcacccgccatacggacgtctgcttatgcaggttatctccgaccaataataaattaaagtggacaatcctgcataagttagttaggggcaaaaaaaattattatccgATAAGTATGCAATTTATAATAAAGGTTCCCACTATAATTCGGTATTACCCAAAATTAAATGGTaccgtaaaataattttaataggcggtgctccggccatatatatttaaattattagtagagggtgtaaccacatctactcatatatatgtatatttaaattaaaattatacctTCTCAGTTTCGGCATGGCTTCGTGTTGATAACATGTTGTAATATACTAGCTTTAATTTTAGAAGGGGCTACTAAATCTGAGAGGGAAAGAATGATAATCGGAGGGAGATAGAGAGCATATTTTTAAGATGCTTGGTGCAAATTTCATTAACCAAGGCCATGTATTTATAGCCAAGTTGAAGAACAAAAACATTAAatgcattatcaaaatttctactCCTAAGACTAGCTTTACTATTTTACCATTGACTTAAAAATTACAATCAATTATAacataaattaaataaaaactCAAAATTTGAAGttgaaatttaattaaaaattaggaAAAACAATTAATAAGTTATACATTacatatattattaaaattagtgTGGTGGGAATTTATTTTGAAGATGAGAAATGGTGAAGAAGTTATGCAGGTTTATAGAGAGAGAAGTGTATGTATAACAAGAGAAAAAAGAAGAGAGAGATGTATCGTGCTTTAGAATTGAGAGGGGTGGGGGTATAGAATGTAAATAGTTAGGTTAATATGTACACGTATTTCCTAAATGTTGTTCTGTGGGGGTAAAAAGACACAAATCCCGACATCGGTTATTTTGAGCACGTAGGGTGCGGATAGTAGTTATTTTGGGCATTTTCTTAATTTATACCTGGTAGtcaatatattatttaaataagattttttagtttttaattattattatttttttaatttcgATCGATTAATAATGAATTTTGACTGATTCGGTCAATTAATACCATCTCGCCTCATTCTTAACCTAATTTTTTAGAAAATCGTTTTTTTGACATGATTTCCGCTTGCTTACGTGTCCGTGTATCGATTAATCATCTACTTGTTggtaattaaaattaataaaagcaaaaaaaaaaaaattttcaTGGGTCATAGTCATCTACTCATTTTATATATCGACTAGTTTACTAAGACGCGCTTTGCAACGGTTTTCTAAAATAGtttttcattttttcttttttGTATTTCTTTTATGATCTTGGTCATTTTagattataaataataaataaatataaaaaaatcaagaagtaagttattttaggagaaagaggagaaattgtattaaataaaaaaatttatgaGAATATTAAGATGATAAGTTGATTtaaagagaaagaagaagttttACGAGAATATTGTGATAGTAAATTAATTTCAAAAACCTTAATAAAAGATTTTATTGTTTAACAATCAATTATGGTGAAGAGGGGTTGAATAAAATAATTCTTTTTGATGATTTCAAATAGAAAATTATTGcttgaatataaaattaagaaaaatacATAAGTTAAAAATTTCAATTCATTTATTTTTGAGCTTACAATCTGAGATATATATTGAAAAATTAATCCATGTAAATTACAAGTGCAATCCCACAGCTATGTTTTCAGTATTTTTCTCAAGATAATTATCTCTACTGTTGAACACTTCTAAAACTATTTCTTgagagataccactgctactccttggtttatatatcaccaggTTACAATCTATACTAGACAAAATATAACACAGTGTCCTAGGTCCAGTAAGATTGCTTCAACATTCTTTTCAGTGATACTTGACAAATGAGCCTCAATTTTATcttgataaattattttgaatatccCTCCAATTATTCATGAATGGAAATATAAAACTTTTCCTTCTCCAGAATCTAAGATTACGTGCAAAAAAATTTCTAGCTTGCATTTTCTTTGTTGAGATTCCAGTCAACCTATTTTCtatgtcagaatcaggatttGACCAATGTCAAGTCAATATCTCCAGTTATTTGAATTTCCTTTTCCGTTGAAAGTGATTGGTTTAGCCGTTGATGGGTTAATGCAGTTAGTCATTGATGCTATAGCTTCACTTAGGAGTTGAAGACTCACTTCACTTAATCGGAATTACATGACATcacatatttataattagccactGTATTCTAGATTATCCATTGAGTTAACATGACTTTTGAATGAACAACAATATTATTAACCATAAAAAGAATCTCATAGAAAATGTTATAAAAACCTCATCAGTTGATGGGCTACCCTTACAACGGTTATCCCTAAGGCTACAAACTGACTTAACATAATTATGTTATGTGTTTTCCTTATCATCagtgtaacgactgggaaattacgcttgtattatatcgtaataaagataaattatgtgttttattatgttatttatgtgtaattagctatagaaccctaattgctatgtgttacgttACTCAGTATCGTCAGGGTA
Encoded here:
- the LOC141665598 gene encoding uncharacterized protein LOC141665598, whose protein sequence is MTNITSLSFVALDISGDNYLSWVQDVKLHLGSKKLSDTIKAENKSTAEENFTSIIFLRHHMHEDLKSEYLEVEDLFILWENLKDRFDHQKLVYLPATENDWANLRLQDFKSVRAYSSALFKISSRLIMCGEKVTEKRKIGKTLSTFQPNNINLAEMYREQKFTKFGDLLSTILVAKQNYELVIKNYQSRPTGSAPLPEVNNMSFQQNVRGKGYRGGRGQGRYRG